From Bos javanicus breed banteng chromosome 5, ARS-OSU_banteng_1.0, whole genome shotgun sequence, the proteins below share one genomic window:
- the SHISA8 gene encoding protein shisa-8, giving the protein MERAGARGLRGRRGPPGLGLGLGLGLALLLARPPSGRAGAPEAQEPAAPGTAAPAGGDRCRGYYDVMGQWDPPFNCSSGAYNFCCGTCGYRFCCHDGPRRLDQSRCSNYDTPAWVQTGRPPARARDAAAPRDPGRERSHTAVYAVCGVAALLVLAGIGARLGLERAHSPRARRAVTRTLTELLKQPSPQEPLPPSLGPPLGSCVQVQMGDGLPRGSPHKSTDKKRPNNVPLGSVTAGPPRAPRLQGGGNVTLQPDFAKYTTLKAAGLKAAEASAPDFYQRFPATEPTPLTLPSRARRPPEDLPELLDACPWAPPGYPPPAGSTPSGHYKAWTAGRPVRPAARGHLAVHASPAPRRPGHAPRSQFSVEKLPEAFSPQAPGLYGSAGRGTRHLSTNSKAEVTV; this is encoded by the exons ATGGAGCGGGCCGGTGCGCGGGGGCTGCGCGGCCGCCGCGGGCCGCCGGGGCTCGGGCTCGGGCTCGGGCTCGGGCTGGCGCTGCTGCTGGCGCGGCCGCCGTCGGGCCGCGCGGGGGCCCCCGAGGCGCAGGAGCCGGCGGCTCCCGGCACAGCAGCCCCAGCCGGGGGCGACCGCTGCCGCGGCTACTACGACGTGATGGGTCAGTGGGACCCGCCCTTCAACTGCAGCTCGGGCGCCTACAACTTCTGCTGCGGCACGTGCGGCTACCGCTTCTGCTGCCACGACGGGCCGCGGCGCCTGGACCAGAGCCGCTGCTCCAACTACGACACGCCGGCCTGGGTGCAGACTGGCCGGCCGCCCGCGCGCGCCCGCGACGCCGCCGCGCCCCGGGACCCGGGCCGCGAACGCAGCCACACGGCCGTCTACGCGGTGTGCGGCGTCGCCGCGCTGCTGGTGCTAGCCGGCATCGGGGCGCGCCTGGGCCTGGAGAGGGCGCACAGCCCGCGCGCGCGGCGCGCCGTGACCAG GACACTGACGGAACTCCTGAAGCAGCCCAGCCCCCAGGAGCCACTGCCTCCATCTCTGGGCCCACCTCTGGGTAGCTGTGTCCAGGTGCAGATGGGTGATGGCCTTCCCCGGGGCTCCCCCCACAAGAGCACAG ACAAGAAACGCCCCAACAACGTGCCCCTGGGTTCGGTGACTGCGGGGCCCCCGCGCGCCCCGCGGCTGCAGGGCGGCGGCAACGTGACGCTGCAGCCCGACTTCGCTAAGTACACCACCCTCAAGGCAGCTGGGCTCAAGGCCGCAG AGGCCTCGGCTCCGGACTTCTACCAGCGTTTTCCTGCCACGGAACCCACCCCGCTGACCCTCCCGTCGCGAGCCCGGAGGCCCCCCGAGGACTTGCCTGAGCTGCTCGACGCCTGCCCCTGGGCCCCCCCGGGCTACCCGCCCCCCGCCGGCTCCACCCCATCGGGCCACTACAAGGCCTGGACCGCCGGCCGCCCCGTCCGGCCCGCAGCCCGCGGCCACCTGGCGGTTCACGCCTCTCCCGCGCCGCGACGGCCGGGCCACGCGCCCCGGAGCCAGTTTAGCGTGGAGAAGCTGCCCGAGGCCTTCAGCCCGCAGGCTCCTGGCCTTTACGGCAGCGCCGGGCGCGGAACCCGGCACCTGAGCACCAACAGCAAAGCTGAGGTCACCGTGTGA